One part of the Sander vitreus isolate 19-12246 chromosome 10, sanVit1, whole genome shotgun sequence genome encodes these proteins:
- the st3gal5 gene encoding lactosylceramide alpha-2,3-sialyltransferase isoform X4: MRRDEEQVKRIRQVHEHVRRVLKSQCRPGSARNHLLARLPASSHMTQPFLWRDVPLADDLFLHPPPFGFRSLRGNVEDLLKLLPDSDSLPLPEKTDKCRRCVVMGNGGILRGLELGPLINRFDTIIRLNSGPLGKFSVDVGNRTSIRMSYPEGTPRRWIDTDPDTVFVAVVYKGVDISWISAMLKKLTVPLWDWLFFWQKVPDQIPLEPHRFRLLNPEIIRETALDLLKYPPPRQRLWGRDQNVPTMGISALNLASVLCDEVSLAGFSYNLSRQGAPLHYYDSLHITAMLKETTHNVDRETELLQSLVREGAVTDLTHGLHCSFCPS, translated from the exons atgaggcgTGACGAGGAGCAGGTGAAACGCATCAGG CAGGTGCACGAGCACGTACGCAGAGTTTTGAAGAGTCAGTGTCGTCCCGGCAGCGCCAGGAATCACTTGTTAGCCCGACTTCCTGCTTCCAGTCACATGACCCAGCCCTTCCTGTGGAGGGACGTTCCGCTTGCTGATGACCTCTTCCTGCATCCACCGCCATTTGGCTTCAGAAGTCTTCGGGGCAATGTAGAGGACCTGCTGAAGCTG CTGCCCGACTCAGACTCCTTGCCACTGCCTGAAAAGACGGATAAGTGTCGCCGCTGTGTGGTTATGGGAAATGGCGGCATTCTCAGAGGCCTGGAGCTGGGCCCACTGATCAACCGCTTTGACACCATCATCAG GTTAAACAGTGGTCCTCTGGGAAAGTTCAGTGTTGATGTCGGAAATAGAACCAGCATCAGGATGAGTTACCCAGAGGGAACACCGCGCCGCTGGATCGACACAGACCCAGACACTGTGTTTGTAGCTGTGGTGTATAAAGGTGTGGACATCAGCTGGATATCTGCTATGTTGAAGAAGCTCACTGTG CCTCTGTGGGACTGGCTCTTCTTCTGGCAGAAGGTTCCAGATCAAATCCCTCTTGAGCCCCACAGGTTCAGACTTCTAAACCCAGAAATCATCAGAGAGACTGCGTTGGACCTCCTGAAATACCCTCCACCCAGACAACGCCTGTGGGGAAGAGACCAG aatgTGCCTACCATGGGTATCTCTGCACTGAATTTGGCCAGTGTGCTGTGTGACGAGGTGAGCCTGGCGGGCTTCAGCTACAACCTGTCCCGGCAGGGGGCGCCACTGCACTACTATGACAGCCTGCACATAACGGCCATGCTGAAGGAGACTACCCACAACGTGGACAGAGAGACGGAACTCCTGCAAAGCCTAGTGAGAGAGGGTGCCGTCACCGACTTGACACACGGGCTCCACTGCTCCTTCTGCCCCAGCTGA
- the st3gal5 gene encoding lactosylceramide alpha-2,3-sialyltransferase isoform X1 encodes MEGTRSLRARCYPASLQIPEEFPDFSWRENIMRFPKRWATHRCWLLLVTVFLGLLCFVMIRLAQIQTETSKPLAWHVNHAHKKQVHEHVRRVLKSQCRPGSARNHLLARLPASSHMTQPFLWRDVPLADDLFLHPPPFGFRSLRGNVEDLLKLLPDSDSLPLPEKTDKCRRCVVMGNGGILRGLELGPLINRFDTIIRLNSGPLGKFSVDVGNRTSIRMSYPEGTPRRWIDTDPDTVFVAVVYKGVDISWISAMLKKLTVPLWDWLFFWQKVPDQIPLEPHRFRLLNPEIIRETALDLLKYPPPRQRLWGRDQNVPTMGISALNLASVLCDEVSLAGFSYNLSRQGAPLHYYDSLHITAMLKETTHNVDRETELLQSLVREGAVTDLTHGLHCSFCPS; translated from the exons GACAAGATCCCTGAGAGCCAGGTGCTATCCGGCTTCATTACAGATACCAGAGGAGTTCCCAGACTTCTCTTGGAGGGAGAACATCATGAGGTTTCCTAAACGCTGGGCAACACACAG gtgtTGGTTGTTACTGGTTACTGTGTTTTTAGGTTTGCTGTGTTTTGTGATGATCCGTCTAGCACAGATTCAGACAGAGACAAGCAAACCTCTGGCTTGGCACGTCAACCATGCACATAAAAAG CAGGTGCACGAGCACGTACGCAGAGTTTTGAAGAGTCAGTGTCGTCCCGGCAGCGCCAGGAATCACTTGTTAGCCCGACTTCCTGCTTCCAGTCACATGACCCAGCCCTTCCTGTGGAGGGACGTTCCGCTTGCTGATGACCTCTTCCTGCATCCACCGCCATTTGGCTTCAGAAGTCTTCGGGGCAATGTAGAGGACCTGCTGAAGCTG CTGCCCGACTCAGACTCCTTGCCACTGCCTGAAAAGACGGATAAGTGTCGCCGCTGTGTGGTTATGGGAAATGGCGGCATTCTCAGAGGCCTGGAGCTGGGCCCACTGATCAACCGCTTTGACACCATCATCAG GTTAAACAGTGGTCCTCTGGGAAAGTTCAGTGTTGATGTCGGAAATAGAACCAGCATCAGGATGAGTTACCCAGAGGGAACACCGCGCCGCTGGATCGACACAGACCCAGACACTGTGTTTGTAGCTGTGGTGTATAAAGGTGTGGACATCAGCTGGATATCTGCTATGTTGAAGAAGCTCACTGTG CCTCTGTGGGACTGGCTCTTCTTCTGGCAGAAGGTTCCAGATCAAATCCCTCTTGAGCCCCACAGGTTCAGACTTCTAAACCCAGAAATCATCAGAGAGACTGCGTTGGACCTCCTGAAATACCCTCCACCCAGACAACGCCTGTGGGGAAGAGACCAG aatgTGCCTACCATGGGTATCTCTGCACTGAATTTGGCCAGTGTGCTGTGTGACGAGGTGAGCCTGGCGGGCTTCAGCTACAACCTGTCCCGGCAGGGGGCGCCACTGCACTACTATGACAGCCTGCACATAACGGCCATGCTGAAGGAGACTACCCACAACGTGGACAGAGAGACGGAACTCCTGCAAAGCCTAGTGAGAGAGGGTGCCGTCACCGACTTGACACACGGGCTCCACTGCTCCTTCTGCCCCAGCTGA
- the st3gal5 gene encoding lactosylceramide alpha-2,3-sialyltransferase isoform X2, producing MKKQITVGVWTSFFVQKPGEKRAFLGKSIRGNWSNATWCWLLLVTVFLGLLCFVMIRLAQIQTETSKPLAWHVNHAHKKQVHEHVRRVLKSQCRPGSARNHLLARLPASSHMTQPFLWRDVPLADDLFLHPPPFGFRSLRGNVEDLLKLLPDSDSLPLPEKTDKCRRCVVMGNGGILRGLELGPLINRFDTIIRLNSGPLGKFSVDVGNRTSIRMSYPEGTPRRWIDTDPDTVFVAVVYKGVDISWISAMLKKLTVPLWDWLFFWQKVPDQIPLEPHRFRLLNPEIIRETALDLLKYPPPRQRLWGRDQNVPTMGISALNLASVLCDEVSLAGFSYNLSRQGAPLHYYDSLHITAMLKETTHNVDRETELLQSLVREGAVTDLTHGLHCSFCPS from the exons ATGAAGAAACAAATCACTGTAGGTGTCTGGACCTCGTTTTTTGTACAGAAACCTGGCGAAAAAAGAGCTTTCTTAGGGAAAAGTATTCGAGGAAATTGGAGTAACGCTACCTG gtgtTGGTTGTTACTGGTTACTGTGTTTTTAGGTTTGCTGTGTTTTGTGATGATCCGTCTAGCACAGATTCAGACAGAGACAAGCAAACCTCTGGCTTGGCACGTCAACCATGCACATAAAAAG CAGGTGCACGAGCACGTACGCAGAGTTTTGAAGAGTCAGTGTCGTCCCGGCAGCGCCAGGAATCACTTGTTAGCCCGACTTCCTGCTTCCAGTCACATGACCCAGCCCTTCCTGTGGAGGGACGTTCCGCTTGCTGATGACCTCTTCCTGCATCCACCGCCATTTGGCTTCAGAAGTCTTCGGGGCAATGTAGAGGACCTGCTGAAGCTG CTGCCCGACTCAGACTCCTTGCCACTGCCTGAAAAGACGGATAAGTGTCGCCGCTGTGTGGTTATGGGAAATGGCGGCATTCTCAGAGGCCTGGAGCTGGGCCCACTGATCAACCGCTTTGACACCATCATCAG GTTAAACAGTGGTCCTCTGGGAAAGTTCAGTGTTGATGTCGGAAATAGAACCAGCATCAGGATGAGTTACCCAGAGGGAACACCGCGCCGCTGGATCGACACAGACCCAGACACTGTGTTTGTAGCTGTGGTGTATAAAGGTGTGGACATCAGCTGGATATCTGCTATGTTGAAGAAGCTCACTGTG CCTCTGTGGGACTGGCTCTTCTTCTGGCAGAAGGTTCCAGATCAAATCCCTCTTGAGCCCCACAGGTTCAGACTTCTAAACCCAGAAATCATCAGAGAGACTGCGTTGGACCTCCTGAAATACCCTCCACCCAGACAACGCCTGTGGGGAAGAGACCAG aatgTGCCTACCATGGGTATCTCTGCACTGAATTTGGCCAGTGTGCTGTGTGACGAGGTGAGCCTGGCGGGCTTCAGCTACAACCTGTCCCGGCAGGGGGCGCCACTGCACTACTATGACAGCCTGCACATAACGGCCATGCTGAAGGAGACTACCCACAACGTGGACAGAGAGACGGAACTCCTGCAAAGCCTAGTGAGAGAGGGTGCCGTCACCGACTTGACACACGGGCTCCACTGCTCCTTCTGCCCCAGCTGA
- the st3gal5 gene encoding lactosylceramide alpha-2,3-sialyltransferase isoform X5, with the protein MRRDEEQQVHEHVRRVLKSQCRPGSARNHLLARLPASSHMTQPFLWRDVPLADDLFLHPPPFGFRSLRGNVEDLLKLLPDSDSLPLPEKTDKCRRCVVMGNGGILRGLELGPLINRFDTIIRLNSGPLGKFSVDVGNRTSIRMSYPEGTPRRWIDTDPDTVFVAVVYKGVDISWISAMLKKLTVPLWDWLFFWQKVPDQIPLEPHRFRLLNPEIIRETALDLLKYPPPRQRLWGRDQNVPTMGISALNLASVLCDEVSLAGFSYNLSRQGAPLHYYDSLHITAMLKETTHNVDRETELLQSLVREGAVTDLTHGLHCSFCPS; encoded by the exons atgaggcgTGACGAGGAGCAG CAGGTGCACGAGCACGTACGCAGAGTTTTGAAGAGTCAGTGTCGTCCCGGCAGCGCCAGGAATCACTTGTTAGCCCGACTTCCTGCTTCCAGTCACATGACCCAGCCCTTCCTGTGGAGGGACGTTCCGCTTGCTGATGACCTCTTCCTGCATCCACCGCCATTTGGCTTCAGAAGTCTTCGGGGCAATGTAGAGGACCTGCTGAAGCTG CTGCCCGACTCAGACTCCTTGCCACTGCCTGAAAAGACGGATAAGTGTCGCCGCTGTGTGGTTATGGGAAATGGCGGCATTCTCAGAGGCCTGGAGCTGGGCCCACTGATCAACCGCTTTGACACCATCATCAG GTTAAACAGTGGTCCTCTGGGAAAGTTCAGTGTTGATGTCGGAAATAGAACCAGCATCAGGATGAGTTACCCAGAGGGAACACCGCGCCGCTGGATCGACACAGACCCAGACACTGTGTTTGTAGCTGTGGTGTATAAAGGTGTGGACATCAGCTGGATATCTGCTATGTTGAAGAAGCTCACTGTG CCTCTGTGGGACTGGCTCTTCTTCTGGCAGAAGGTTCCAGATCAAATCCCTCTTGAGCCCCACAGGTTCAGACTTCTAAACCCAGAAATCATCAGAGAGACTGCGTTGGACCTCCTGAAATACCCTCCACCCAGACAACGCCTGTGGGGAAGAGACCAG aatgTGCCTACCATGGGTATCTCTGCACTGAATTTGGCCAGTGTGCTGTGTGACGAGGTGAGCCTGGCGGGCTTCAGCTACAACCTGTCCCGGCAGGGGGCGCCACTGCACTACTATGACAGCCTGCACATAACGGCCATGCTGAAGGAGACTACCCACAACGTGGACAGAGAGACGGAACTCCTGCAAAGCCTAGTGAGAGAGGGTGCCGTCACCGACTTGACACACGGGCTCCACTGCTCCTTCTGCCCCAGCTGA
- the st3gal5 gene encoding lactosylceramide alpha-2,3-sialyltransferase isoform X3: MARLRTQIETCWLLLVTVFLGLLCFVMIRLAQIQTETSKPLAWHVNHAHKKQVHEHVRRVLKSQCRPGSARNHLLARLPASSHMTQPFLWRDVPLADDLFLHPPPFGFRSLRGNVEDLLKLLPDSDSLPLPEKTDKCRRCVVMGNGGILRGLELGPLINRFDTIIRLNSGPLGKFSVDVGNRTSIRMSYPEGTPRRWIDTDPDTVFVAVVYKGVDISWISAMLKKLTVPLWDWLFFWQKVPDQIPLEPHRFRLLNPEIIRETALDLLKYPPPRQRLWGRDQNVPTMGISALNLASVLCDEVSLAGFSYNLSRQGAPLHYYDSLHITAMLKETTHNVDRETELLQSLVREGAVTDLTHGLHCSFCPS, translated from the exons aTGGCGCGgcttagaacccaaattgaaac gtgtTGGTTGTTACTGGTTACTGTGTTTTTAGGTTTGCTGTGTTTTGTGATGATCCGTCTAGCACAGATTCAGACAGAGACAAGCAAACCTCTGGCTTGGCACGTCAACCATGCACATAAAAAG CAGGTGCACGAGCACGTACGCAGAGTTTTGAAGAGTCAGTGTCGTCCCGGCAGCGCCAGGAATCACTTGTTAGCCCGACTTCCTGCTTCCAGTCACATGACCCAGCCCTTCCTGTGGAGGGACGTTCCGCTTGCTGATGACCTCTTCCTGCATCCACCGCCATTTGGCTTCAGAAGTCTTCGGGGCAATGTAGAGGACCTGCTGAAGCTG CTGCCCGACTCAGACTCCTTGCCACTGCCTGAAAAGACGGATAAGTGTCGCCGCTGTGTGGTTATGGGAAATGGCGGCATTCTCAGAGGCCTGGAGCTGGGCCCACTGATCAACCGCTTTGACACCATCATCAG GTTAAACAGTGGTCCTCTGGGAAAGTTCAGTGTTGATGTCGGAAATAGAACCAGCATCAGGATGAGTTACCCAGAGGGAACACCGCGCCGCTGGATCGACACAGACCCAGACACTGTGTTTGTAGCTGTGGTGTATAAAGGTGTGGACATCAGCTGGATATCTGCTATGTTGAAGAAGCTCACTGTG CCTCTGTGGGACTGGCTCTTCTTCTGGCAGAAGGTTCCAGATCAAATCCCTCTTGAGCCCCACAGGTTCAGACTTCTAAACCCAGAAATCATCAGAGAGACTGCGTTGGACCTCCTGAAATACCCTCCACCCAGACAACGCCTGTGGGGAAGAGACCAG aatgTGCCTACCATGGGTATCTCTGCACTGAATTTGGCCAGTGTGCTGTGTGACGAGGTGAGCCTGGCGGGCTTCAGCTACAACCTGTCCCGGCAGGGGGCGCCACTGCACTACTATGACAGCCTGCACATAACGGCCATGCTGAAGGAGACTACCCACAACGTGGACAGAGAGACGGAACTCCTGCAAAGCCTAGTGAGAGAGGGTGCCGTCACCGACTTGACACACGGGCTCCACTGCTCCTTCTGCCCCAGCTGA